A single region of the Sorghum bicolor cultivar BTx623 chromosome 7, Sorghum_bicolor_NCBIv3, whole genome shotgun sequence genome encodes:
- the LOC110437223 gene encoding uncharacterized protein LOC110437223 — MDAYCKAVRRLEEKFDGLELNHVLRKYNEATDALAKMASERATVPSDVFISDLYKPSVDYKDDVGSDQPPVDSGPDPEVSVVHEQEAMDIDSEPPAPDDSLDWRYPLLRCLVDNTLPADQAEARRMARRAKTFLLLDGEMYNRSPSGILMRGIPRQEGIKLLEDIHSGAYGHHAAPRMLVGNVFRQGFYWPTAVTDAMEIVRTCEGCQFYARQIHLPAHALQTIPIT, encoded by the coding sequence ATGGACGCGTACTGCAAAGCAGTCCGGCGCCTGGAGGAAAAAttcgacggcctcgagcttaaccacgtgttaagaaAATACAATGAGGCCACCGATGCcctcgccaagatggcatccgagcgggccacggtccccTCGGATGTCTTCATCAGCGACCTCTACAAACCTTCCGTCGACTACAAAGACGACGTAGGATCGGATCAACCCCCAGTCGACTCGGGCCCTGATCCCGAGGTCTCCGTAGTTCATGagcaggaggccatggacatcgactCCGAGCCCCCTGCACCAGACGACTCACTAGACTGGCGCTATCCCTTGCTGCGATGCCTCGTCGACAACACCTTGCCCGCAGACCAAGCTGAGGCACGACGCATGGCTCGTCGGGCCAAGACGTTTCTCCTCCTTGACGGAGAGATGTACAACCGTAGCCCCTCGGGCATTCTTATGCGCGGCATTCCCCGACAAGAGGGAATCAAGCTCCtcgaggacatacactcgggggcctATGGCCATCACGCCGCGCCTCGGATGCTAGTAGGAAATgtcttccgacaaggcttctactggcccaccgccgtgACCGATGCCATGGAGATCGTGcggacctgtgagggatgccagttctacgctCGGCAGATCCATCTCCCCGCTCATGCTctgcagacgatccccatcacctag